The following are encoded together in the Lactuca sativa cultivar Salinas chromosome 1, Lsat_Salinas_v11, whole genome shotgun sequence genome:
- the LOC111917420 gene encoding uncharacterized protein LOC111917420, with protein sequence MDPFDLSDDSDDNIFFRMMYHYYTTDLLQPDLTPLLTRRAMLNRNRKEGHEHLYRDYFADNCVYGTNDFKRRFRLSTNVFLRIANALESRYKFFQLRYDARGRRGFTTLQKCVAAIRLMAMGESPDTTDDYMRMSERTARESLYTLSRGVVETFGDVYLRKPSLHDLQELYAAHEEHHGFPGMIGSIDCTHWKWKNCPVACSNNDVNILDQSPIFDDLLNGKASDAPFTVNGNEYKYGYYLTDGIYPQYSIFVKGFRHPVEERDNFFKRRQEGARKDVERAFGVLKAK encoded by the exons atggatCCTTTCGACTTGTCCGATGATTCAGATGACAATATTTTCTTTAGAATGATGTATCATTATTACACTACCGACCTGCTACAACCAGACCTAACCCCGCTACTAACAAGACGTGCGATGTTAAACAGAAATCGCAAGGAAGGACATGAACATCTATATCGCGATTACTTTGCGGATAATTGTGTATACGGGACGAATGATTTCAAAAGAAGATTTCGTTTGAGTACGAATGTGTTCTTACGAATCGCCAACGCCTTGGAAAGCCG GTACAAATTTTTTCAATTAAGATATGATGCTAGAGGTAGACGAGGGTTTACAACGTTGCAAAAATGTGTTGCGGCCATTCGTTTGATGGCTATGGGGGAGTCACCCGACACCACGGACGACTATATGAGAATGTCCgaaagaaccgcaagagagagtttGTATACATTGTCAAGGGGTGTTGTTGAAACTTTTGGAGACGTGTATTTGCGGAAACCTTCGTTGCATGATTTGCAAGAATTGTATGCGGCGCATGAAGAACACCATGGGTTTCCCGGAATGATAGGAAgcattgattgtacacactggaaATGGAAAAATTGTCCGGTAGCATG TTCCAACAACGACGTCAACATTCTTGATCAGTCGCCAATATTCGACGATCTTTTGAATGGAAAAGCCTCGGATGCTCCTTTCACGGTGAATGGAAacgaatacaaatatgggtattacCTTACAGATGGAATATATCCTCAGTATTCCATATTCGTGAAGGGATTCCGCCACCCGGTTGAAGAACGAGACAATTTTTTTAAGAGAAGACAAGAAGGAGCACGTAAGGATGTGGAACGTGCTTTTGGAGTGCTGAAGGCGAAGTGA